TAAGTTCATTACCGAGAAGTTGAGCACGCTGGACTTGAATGAACTCACACCAGCCTTTGATGTCTACCTCCCAAATGGTAAATTCAGGAAGTCCTCTCCTGGTGACCCCAGCTACGTGCTTTGCATAACAAGGTACTGAGTTGTCGCGTCTCTGTTTCAAAATACTAGTCCATGGTCGAATTGAATTTCACAATAATATTGTGCATGATTGTTTGGCAATCTTGTAAGATACCTGCATTTGGAACCTTCTTCCTTTGATCTGTCGTTCTTTCGCAGGGAGAATCCACCATCTAGAGCAGAGGTCGAAGTTGTTGAGAAACAAATTGGGCATATTCCGGTGAAGTTTTGTCACGTAGAGAATGGAAGAGTGAGTTTCTTTTCCTTCAGCAGAGTGGATCTTCCCGTCCTACCATAGCAATTTTGTGTTAGATTAACGGATTTAGGCCGGTGGAGGATCTTAGTGCTCTCGTTCCATCTGTGAGGACCAATTCTATGACGTGACTCCGCCAACCTTGAGCTTTAAAAGGCAGTTAATATGTGGGTCATTATGGAAGCTAATATGTTGCGGGATAACGCTCGAGATGCCAACGTGGAGAATCACAGTATGAGCAGACTCACAATATCAATCTAATCGAGCAGAATGTTTCTGCAGTCTGATCACAGTAGAATATTTCTAACTGTGATGCAGTCTCAGAGACTCTTGTCAAGACCAGTTTGATTGGTGTTGCTTTGATTGTTATGGGACCTGTGACAACCAATGCATTGGTGTAGAAGACTCCACTGGCATCTTACTCATTACAGCGCAGTTTATCTATTCTTGTGAGCATGTATAATCATGAATCGACGGATTGGCATTTACCATGTATGATGAATTTACCGCTATGAAAAACAAGTTTATTGCTTGTGCTTGTACTCACCTTATCACATTTTGTGCCTGTCATTAATTTTCCGAGTAAATCCCCAGAGAAGCTGAATGACCAAAAATTTGAATGATAATAGCACAAATTGTATTACAAGACCATTATGTGTCGATAATTTTCCCCTCTACAAATGCTTGTATGTTGATTTGGAATCGATTCATCATTTTAAACTTTTTCCTTCCACGAATTCTGTGAAATACACTTCCACAAGTTCTATGAAAGACAAACCGTTAAATGCTGCCCGAGAAGTGAAGCTCGGAATTCTATGAAAGACACTTCCGCAAATTCTATGAAAGAAAAACCGTTCAAGGCTGCCCGAGAAGTGAAGGTCGGTAGAATGCGTGGCTTTGTGCAATCTCTATTCTTTCCCGAGGATCATGCAAAGTTTCATCCTGCAGTGCTTGGAGGATAGCTTCAGCAGATTGTTCCCTAGCAATGGGAAAGAATCCAGTAAAATTCAACTTCCAAAGCAAACAACGATGTTAAAACCTGTTTGAATTGTCCCAACAGCAAATCCAGGAAATCTCTTCCCACGTAATCTGATTTCGATCCCGGATGTATTTTTGGGTCCCCTTGAACCTATGGGACCCAAAAatggtgaaaaagaaaaaaagatttgaCCGGGAAAGTCAATTACCTCTTGATAAGTATGTTATACAGCGTTTTAAGGATGGGGCAGAGCTCGACGGGAGCAACAGGCTTGTTCTCTTCGGGATGCAGCACGCTTAAACAAAACTGACTTAGCAGCTCATAAAATGCTTCTATTGCAGATACACCCTGTACAtggaaaaaatttatgtataaataaataaataaataatcaccAATTCCTCGTAAAAGTTAACCCATATATTAGGCTCTGAATATGAAACACATTCACCCCAGATAGGACTACTAGGTGCGAATATCCACCAAGGAAAAGCTGAAACAACTAAAtagtaatatatttataaaacctGAATTGTTCCTTTGCCACTGATATTATCGCCCATATCCAAGTTTAGCTGCCCCTTAGCTAACATTTGGCCATACCATGCATTACGACCTTTCAGCAATGTCACGTACGTGTCTGCCAGCAAAGGGCCCGCAAGCTTCTCAGGCTCTTCCGCCAGCAGATGGGTAATGAAAATCATCTCGGACGTACAATGCGCAAAATACACCGACTTGCTAGTGGCACTTTCGTTGGTTAGAGCAGCTACCATTCCTGGTAAAGAAAAGTCAAACGAGGAGAAGTGAATGCCTCAGCATTTTCATCTTCTCTTTCATTATGAAGAGCATAAGAAGAATTTTATCTGGAAACAAGGGATTCGCTTGCATAGAAATTCAAGTGGTTAACAATAATCACAAACATATGATTTATGTCAAATTTATCGAAATGCTATGGAGGCAATTACTATGGAAATGCAGGATAGAATGTGAGATTCAAAACTTACCGGCTCCAATGGCATAGACATTCTTCAATCCTCCCATGACCTCATGAGTCACAAGATCGCTGTTGTCCCAGACAATGAAATGAGATTGCCTTAGAAACTTTGCAAGATGCTTCCTCCACTTGCCGGATCCACATATCCGAGCATTGGCATATTCCTTATTGTATATCTCTGAGGCTATGTTAGGTCCACCAAGGTAAAGTATGTTCTCCATCGGAACCCCAGCTGCAACGGGTTGTTCATAAATATCGATAAAGAATATGAGAAATCTGAAAGGCTATGATAATTTGGCATAAAGTGAATACAGATAGTGCAGTTCTTTTTGGTCCACCAAACCTCAACTGCATCGAAATAGAATCATGTTGTTATGGTGCCATGCAGTTTTGTGCAGATGATATTCCAGACGATTCATACAAAACTAGTCAGCCAACACTTTTAATGCTTAGCAACCAACAAGATTGGCATAATCACAAGTTATGAGTAGAAACACTTACTTGCTCGGTTAATCATCTGTGTGGGAGTAATGATATGGGGAACAGGGTCTAGAGCGGCCTCAATTCCCTTTGCTAGAGATATAATAATAGGCGCCGTGATCCTCTCCTTCCAGTAATGGTTTATTTCTTCAAACACCATCGCGAGTCTCTGTTGAAGGCAACCCATTGACCACGATATCAGCATCCCAAACAGCTTCCTGCAAGTTAGTCACTACCTTCAAGGGGCAAAGTGGCGTATCGATCATGTTCAGGCAGAACCCATCTTTTAAAATCTCGTCCGCATAAAGCGTACGATCTCCCAATCTCGCCTCGACATACTTCAGATAAGCGCAGCGCCTGATCAATCTTCTGAGCACATCTTCCCTCGAATTGATCACTTCGAAAAGATGCTCTGCCGTGGATCTATCAACAGCTCTCCCGGGTCTTCTCCAAATACGGATTTGGACCTTCTCGCGGAACTGTCCATAGCTGTCCTGCAAAAGGGCGGCGAAGACACTGCCCCAAGCACCTGCCCCAACTCCAACTATCCTCAAGGGGTCACCCTCAGCCTTCCCAAGGAGTCGCCTCAGCTCATCGAGCTTCTCTTCCGAGCAGTTCCCGTTCGGAACCGAGCCATTTGAGTACACACTATGATTAACAGTCTCAACACTGCCCACCATTTTCCTTCAACCAGTAAGAgcaaaatcccaaaaattTCGACTGCTCCAACCTCTGATGGATCCTATAAGTATTCACCACAAATTGTGATTCTTTACACCGGGTTTTCACTTCTCTTGCAGCCCTTTACAGAAGAAGATCAAGCTGTTCATTCCCTTGAAAAGTCTCAAACTTTCTGTCACTGCTTACAAAAGCTTCGCCGTGTATCAGAAGAATGAAATCTTATCGGTGTAGAAAGCTCAAAACTTTGGGGTTTTACGCTCAGATTTTCTAACCAAACCCGATTCTTTCCGACCGAAGCTCCCTATGCAAGCAGATCAGATCAAGGGTAGAGGCATATAAACAACAACCTTGTTATCTCCGCGGGGAGGAGTTCGTTCATCTACCCAACTGTAAAGTCCAAACATAATGACAAAAGAAGAAagcaaaacatataaaaaaaccAATCAAAGACCAAACTTTTTTTCGTGTCGGTAACAACAAAGTCCAGCGTCAAATTAAGGGCAGCATTTACTTGTAACACTCAGCTTCAGTAGCAATGGGAATGGCGGAAGAAAATCAAAGGGCGACCAGTGAGTGGCACGGAAAGTGCATGCAGTTGAAGGAAGGAAGGCAGGTGAAGGACTGAAATGGGGAATTTGTGAGCTTCTTTTTGGGAAGGGTCATGAGATAATGGGCAGATGGGACTGCCtctgatggaaagaaaacgcagagagaaacagagagagagggagggagagtgGGTTCATTGATGGAAGCAGGTGAAGGTCGAGGGGGCTGCCAACTTCCCAAACGGTCATTAATGAGGTGTGCGGGAGGTGATAGGTGATGACTTCGTAATCATAaagaaggaaggagaagaaaaagcaaaacCGAAGTCTCTTGTCTTGAAATTTGACGATGCTTCGGCTTGTCTCCACGACATATTCATATTCTTGTTCCTGTGTTGTCGTTGGGTTTGAGCTGCCTTTTACTATTCTTTGCAAGAATCTGGTTTTTG
The sequence above is drawn from the Punica granatum isolate Tunisia-2019 chromosome 5, ASM765513v2, whole genome shotgun sequence genome and encodes:
- the LOC116208109 gene encoding LOW QUALITY PROTEIN: probable glycerol-3-phosphate dehydrogenase [NAD(+)] 1, cytosolic (The sequence of the model RefSeq protein was modified relative to this genomic sequence to represent the inferred CDS: deleted 1 base in 1 codon), giving the protein MVGSVETVNHSVYSNGSVPNGNCSEEKLDELRRLLGKAEGDPLRIVGVGAGAWGSVFAALLQDSYGQFREKVQIRIWRRPGRAVDRSTAEHLFEVINSREDVLRRLIRRCAYLKYVEARLGDRTLYADEILKDGFCLNMIDTPLCPLKVVTNLQEAVWDADIVVNGLPSTETAMVFEEINHYWKERITAPIIISLAKGIEAALDPVPHIITPTQMINRATGVPMENILYLGGPNIASEIYNKEYANARICGSGKWRKHLAKFLRQSHFIVWDNSDLVTHEVMGGLKNVYAIGAGMVAALTNESATSKSVYFAHCTSEMIFITHLLAEEPEKLAGPLLADTYVTLLKGRNAWYGQMLAKGQLNLDMGDNISGKGTIQGVSAIEAFYELLSQFCLSVLHPEENKPVAPVELCPILKTLYNILIKREQSAEAILQALQDETLHDPRERIEIAQSHAFYRPSLLGQP